The sequence below is a genomic window from Theobroma cacao cultivar B97-61/B2 chromosome 6, Criollo_cocoa_genome_V2, whole genome shotgun sequence.
CTGCGTTCTTGTTGTTCACGAGCAAACCTGAAGGTAATCCAAATGACGAATTTCATTCTAGAGGAAGATCTTGTTCTGGAGCTTGTGCAATTGATTTTTGAAAGTGCTTGTTCCTTAGAGGGTATAGTCATTGAGCTAGTTGAACAACCTAAAATGAATAACTTTCTGCGATGCCAGAAATTGTTAACACTTCCAAGACTACCCGAGTGCAGTATACTGCATCTAAAATGGGACTTTAATTACTCTTATTAGCTTATTACCTTCGTTAATGACATTGCATGTTGTAATTCATTTCCATTTTATCGTGGTTTGTGGTATTTTAAgaacatcattttattttcattattgacttaaaattctcaatataatagttcaaaactttttaaaattttttcaagtcTGCTTTATGAATACTTTTACtttatatgttaatatatatatatatatatatatatatatatatatatatatgaaaaggAGAGAGACATCACACTATATATATCTCAAAATTGAATACCAAAAAATAGTTATATTATTTAGATTAAAACTCTTTGTTTAATTGCACAAAGaactaaataattatattacttaaatttaaaaattgtatAAAGAACATCTATATACGTGAAATCATTGAAACcataattaaagtaaaaaatcaaCGTATATTTGGCGAAATTAATCCACCAAATTGTGATGGCTCACCCTTATCTATAATTCAATTGACTGTGACATAAACATATATGCTAGCTTGATCATTGgatcaaaatttcttgaaGAAGGTCTGCTGAAGTTGGTTTCTATGCGTAGCTGCACATCCCATACAAACATTTGCTTCCTTTGCTGCACTGATTGTTGCAACCCCCGCAGTGTCTTTTGTGGGACATTGGGTTCACACACTTCCCTTTGCAGCAAATCTCTGAGTATTTACACTTCTTACCACACATCCCGCAGTTGAGCCTGTCTGTCTTCACGTTCACGCATTTCTTCTTGCAGCAATCAGGCCCCGGACTGCCCGCCACACGGCAGACTCTGGGGTACTTGTTACATGTCATCACGGCCCGAGGTTTCTGAGCAAGAAGCCGGCTTGCTCCTCGGAGAGAAGTACGTTGTTCTTGGCCGTCTGCCGACGGGAGAAGATCATCAGCAACTTCGCTTGCATCATCGTCATTGTCAACCAATGGTTCTTCTTCAGATGGTGCTGCGGCGGAGAGAGTGATAGCCAAGGCCATGAGCAAGACCAACATCAAGAAAACTTTGACAAGTTTCATGGTTTTCTTAGATTGGGATCGATAATTTTTGGTTGTGGAGCAAGAATTGAGCAATCTAAAGGTATTTATAGACAAGAATTTTTGGATGCTTCACATGTAGAAAAGGTAAACGAGTTGCATGAGCTCGTTTTCGTCGATACTGTCATTAGTGGGATGGTCCAATTCAACGGTATGCATAAAATAATGAAGTAAACGAAGTTAGGCCCTCCCAAAGAAAATTTACACTGCAAAATTAGGCGAAATATTCCATCCATTTCTCCATCACTTCATCAGTTTCCCAACCCTTGCATAGTTTGCTTGTTAGAGTCTGCGGTTGAATTgtctttttattgaaaattgttttcctttttctgttCAATTGTTGAccaaatttaatttgaaattaattcGTTTTTGTATACATAATTCGTacataaattgatttaaaaaattaaatgaataacaagcgtcgattttttttttcgaaatTGACGTAATTATTCTTAAAAAGACATTATGCATACATTTTAAGTTAGCATCAACAGGGACAGTGAACTTTTTTATTAAAGCAAAGATACAAAAGGGTACCGTTCATAGCAGCCAAAATATTATAGTAAAGAAGAAAGGTCAACATGCAATGCGTAAGAGCTTCCTTATATGAGACCGCCATagatttctttgttcaaataTGCGAAAgaaatccaaaattttcaatcttaGCTTACAAATCCGTTACAGAAGCACTCTGCTTACATTTCGGTCTTTGACTTGTACGCATAAAACTAACTTTGTACGATTGATTGCATCTCTTTGACATTGTTACAAAGATTAGACACTTACCAACAAGAACAAAAGTCTCTTATGCAAAACGTATATCTCTGATTTTGTCAAATcgttttttataaatttttttttaataatttgaaaaaggaGATTCGAATCCTACTCTTTAAGTAGAAAAATTATACACCAACTAATAAACCAAATACTCGGATACTCGTTCCTCATGGAATTTAATTCCCTTTTGTTCCTAGAACAGCTGCGTTCTAGTTGTTCACGTATGTTAATTCCTGAAGCTAATTCGAATGACAACATTTCAATCCAAAAATTCCCCATCTTGAGCTTGTGCCATTGTTATTGGAAAGTGCTGGTTTCTTAgagaagataaattttttttctcaaacaagttgtattatattaattaaaatgccTGTAAAAAGTCTCACAGTTCAAATTCTTTAACTACTGTTACTAAAAACATTGTGAGCTCGAAGAAGAAATAGCTGCAAAGAACTTTGTGATATtcccaaaaaacaaaacaacttTGTGATAATAGAAATAGTTTTAATGACATTAATAAGATATACTATGTTTTTTTAATcagaattataaataataacctaAAATATTCTAAAAAGGACATTTTGCATGCACGCTTAAACAGTAAAAATCAACAGGGCCAGTgaactttttaattaaaaggGGTGCCATCAATGGCAGCCAAATATAGTAAAGAAGTAGTTGGCATCAAATTAAGGAGACAGGTCAACATGCACTACATAACCATTTTCTTACACGAGACTACCATGTACTCTTTGTTCGAATATGTCAAGGTATCCACAATTTCTATCTTAGCTTACAAATCCGTTACACAACCAATCTGCTTATTACATTCTAATCTTTGACTTGTAGGCACATAATCATTTTTACAATTgattaacattttaatttttaactcaTCTTcgattcataaaaaatattcaaatctaaaactttcaaataCTAGATAAACGAAGAGAAGATAAATCAAgttggttttggttttgagACGTATAAATTACTTTCCTAAAtacttaattatatatttcaagatacatcaaaatttcaaattatttgaagtaaaattaatgaaaattgatTACGTAgcttatatgtatatttgatgaaaaaattattatctacTTTTAGTTCAAGTGGTAAGAGGAGGCGGAGAGTTAAATAGAAATCTTAAATTTGCATCACGaagatttaaattcaaatataaatcttaaGTTCGCGCCATATTACCTtctcttataaaaaaaaaaaacatgtatTTGTTCATAACATAAtaatacttaataaataaacataatttaagttattctggataaataaattgaagcaGGACTTTTCACTTGATAAATAGACACACTCTTTGAATCAATTTCATCTATAAATACTAAACTTTTTTGTCCTCAGAATACCAAATACTTGATCCAGCCAAGTAACGTTCATTGCTTACAGGGTTTGCCAAAGACAGAtcaaacaacaacaacaacaacaacgtTGTTGAGCAATCTTACAAGGTAAGATCTTGGTTTAATCCTTGTATCTGGAACACAAATCAAAGCCTAACTCGTGTTTCTCCTTACTAATGATTCAGAGTAAGACCAGTTCGAGAGGCCGACACAGTCATCCAAAGTCAAAACCATCAACCTCATTTTTTTCCCAAGGTAATTCGATTTGACTAAATATATGTcccttttactttttcttttgttttatttcgATGAATGAATTCTCAAATGTTTTGATttcttattattctttttggttaaatcattttttaatcattaaatCATTGGGCCATACAGTAAACAGTAGTAATAAATTCATGGTGGTTTCCATGAAGAAAGCTATATACTTGATCGCTTCCCAAAAGGGATGTATATAGAGAGAGATTTAGCCCTCAATTTTTCATGAATCAAGAAAACTTTTATGTCAGATACATGTGAAAActctttttcacttctaaatctaataaaatcttattttaaaatttttgttataaaatctgattttttttaaaaagcatATATTCTGATCTTTTTAATCTAATAAATTGAAAGGACAGGGAGCTCATTCATATAAGACTAAGAGATTAGTAAAGAGTCACGTGAGTCGACAAGaactttacaaaaaaaaaacgatAAATTCTTTTATGAGAATCTTTATTGCTAATCCGACAATTATTGAGTTAGATTCTTTGATAACATGTGAACATAGGAATCTGGATTTTGTTTCTATAGTTTTCAATAAAGTTGTAgatgaattttattttcaaactAACATTGTGTTTATTGGTGGTTCATAGAATCGTATTTTTGGAATCATTTCCTATGATTAATGAGGAGAAATTTATCTAGATAAAGAGATAAAGAAAGGTTAAGTTAAATATAACCGTTAGATTATTTTCTAGAAAACATTATGTGAAtgtcttttaaattttagttttgtCAAAGGAAATAAATGATTAGAAATGTGACAATCCAAGCAATTTCGTAGTTATTAAATACATTGTAGCAGGTGGAATTATCATTCAagctaaaataattttatcttcttttttattccatTACTTTGTTACTTCGAGTATTTTATTAATTGGTACAAAGTTCATACAGATCATGTCAGATCAGATGGAAAGGAAACGTGATAGAATAAGCAACTTGCCTGATTCACTTCTTGAGTACATCCTCACCTTTCTTTCAACAAAGTATGCAGTTCGAACTGGTGTTTTGTCAAAGAGATGGAAAGATTTATGGATTTCACATCCTTATATTTCATTGAATGATGACGGGTTAATCGATAGAATGGCTGAAAGTAAAAATTTATCAATCAGTAagtggaaattttttttttgaagaatgaGATCCGTAACCGGAGAATTAAAGTTACAGAGTTTATGAACTTCCTGGACAAGGTTCTGCTTCACCCACAAGCGAGAGTTAAGAAGCTTCAACTTTCGTCCCAAGAAAGACTTGAGACTCCTACATTTAGTAGATGGTTTCAAGCTGTCTTGAAAGAAGGTCTCGAAGAGCTCAATCTCAACTTTGGAATATTTTGCGATGCACCATTGAGTAGCTTAACTGCATGCAATACCTTGGTGACATTGAAGTTGGATTTTGGAGCACTTTCAGGACATGAATTTCCGATATCATTTTGTTTCCCTAACTTGAAGACAATGCATCTAAATGGTTTTCTTTTGGCCAACAACTTCCCCCATCAGCTACTGCAATGTCGAAATCTTGAATCTTTAATCTTACGCTACTTTATGTTTAATCTTATGTTGCATGATCCGGTGCTAGATTGTTTTGAACAGAAAGAGGCTTTGCCCAATCTTCTCAATGCTCAAATGGACTGCTCTTACGTGTTTCGCGGGAAAGATAGCGCTCGCTCTTTTCTGAAGAATCTGATTAATGTGATGTCCACTACAAAGAATTTGAACCTATCATTATCTATCATGGAGGTAAGGTTTCCTCTCTTTCTTGTTCTATTTGATTGTTACTTCATGGCAttgatataaataaataatagtcttgtttttctttctcttgcgTAGTACTTAGCCCTTGATCGAACGTTTCCGGATGATATGCCAAAGTTCAATAATCTTAAGCACATAAAGCTTTACCTTCAATCTTTTCATGTTGGAGCAATGAGTTACATTCTCCAAAAGGCACCTAACCTCGAATCTCTTCACATAGAGTTTGATCGACCCTATGGCAGTGTACATGATACAGGGATGCTAGAACAGTTGCGTTTTTGTTGTTCAACTGCAAACTTGAAGGTAATTCGAATGACGAATTTCATTCTAGAAGATCCTGTTCTGGAGCTTGTGCAATTGATCTTCGAGAGTGTTGGTTCCCTAGAGGATATAGTCATTGAGCTGGTTGACCGACCTGAAATAAATAACTTTCTGCAATTGCAAAAATTGTCAAAACTTTCAAGACTATCCAAGGATAGTGTGCTGCATGTGAAATGGGATTTTGGTTACCCGTTACGCCTTTTGTTACTTCCTTCATCGATGGTTGTAAATTGAGTCATctatctctctttttcatgTTGTAAACTTAAGCTCTCAAGCATCTATAGTCTTGAAACTATTCACAACCAATTCATTTTTGAGCTTGATAACTATATCTCTAGTAAAAATATACAAAGAGGACTTTGAGCTACAATATGATTCAAAAATAcctataattataattttgagttataatatgaaaaaataacttttcatatccaaatttttaaataatggtgtttttcatttgtttcaCAACTTCTAGatttaaaactatttttccAAATGTGACTTTATCAAAAGACATATTTTTCCCCATAAAAAATCATTGACAATCCAATAATTACAACAATCATATGTGACATAACTTTTCAATTACTATGACTTTCTAATAATCACAACTTTTATATGCGTCGTAATGTTCTATGTTTAGAATGTTGTAATGTTTTCttacatataataaaataccAACAttgattgaataaaaaaaatcataacttttcatacaaaaaatataattttttatttataatttttcagaCAAAGacttaatttttcaatttaaaaatgcacaaaaaaattatttttcttttttaatgcTGGTGAAGATGTCAAAATCATCtgaattcatttttttttcttttttcaacatggAAGATATCTTCTGAATTATTAGCCTTAGCATAACCAAAAACGACACCGCTCTAGTGGCAAGGAGAAGCTTGCAAAATACGGTGCGTTTCGCAATGGAATTCATTAAACGTTATTATAAGACAAAAAAGCAAACTCTACATAAGTGTTTGGATTAGGCAACAAACATCAAAACAGGAAATATAAGAAAGAAGATATGGTCATTGAATTAGTATAATTATGTGTACATGTTCCGTGACAAGCAGGCTTGTCAGGGCTATGCcatgtaaaattatttttcccgAAGATAATTCGATTTAGCTAATATAATTAGTGAACATATGGAGAAAAAAAGTTTCAGTaaagattatatattaattagcaTTATACTAACATATACTTTTCTACAttgtattatttaaaaaattttaggtgaaatttaaatgttttaaatattaaaataaataatataatatatatcatTTCAATTATTGCAATGAAATTATCTCATTTAATTATTCGCATTACAATGAGATCATCTCATGCATTTGCCTATGATATAATCAtccataaatttataaaattaagttaagttaTGATTGGTTTAGAGAGAGTGTGTGTGTGATGGCCCAGGCCAAAGCAAATTCTACTTTCATCATCTTGACACACCAAGGATTGGGAGGTAGAAATTCTTTCACCAGCTAGCATAGAACATGTTACCATGATCCACCCCCATTTTGACTACAAAATCTGTGAAGAAATTGGCTTCTCTATAAAGATAGACGCTGATattgaatgaaatttttttgtgttcaattgttgtaaatttaatttgataattctTCGATTTTGTATAAATTGTTGACTCATAAATTGATGGAAAAGATATACCAATGAGAATGCTCGATTTtgttttctgaaaaattgattggatctaatatatatatatatactgagcaaaaaaaatatttatatatatatatttgagttATAATATCTCATATTCCCATCCAAGAGTCCAAGTAAACTTTGTGATGATAACATAGTTTTAATGAAAACAGTAAGACAtggtatatatttttttatcagaGACTATAAATAATACActaaaatattctttaaaaaaagagaggattTTTTGTACCCTCAAACAGTTAAAATCGACAGGCCAGAGCCAGGGCCAGTGAactttttaattacaaaatgataaaaaaaggGTGCCATTAATGGCAGTCAAATATAGTGAGTTGGCATGAAATTAAGGAGACAGGTCAACATGCAGTGCATAACCATTTTCTTACACGAGACTACCATGTACTGTTTGTTCAAATATGTCAGGGTATTCATGATTTCTATCTTAGCTTACAAATCCGTTACACAACCAATCTGCTTATTACATTCTAATCTTTCACTTGCAGGCACGTAATCATTTTTACAATTTATTaacatcttaatttttaactcATCTTcgattcataaaaaatattctgAATCTAAAGCTTTCAAATAATAGATAAACAAAGAGGAGATAAATCAAGTTAGTTTTGATTTTGAGACGTATAAATTACTTTCCTAAAtacttaattatatatttcaagatacatcaaaatttcaaaatatttgaagtaaaattaatgaaaattggTTACGTAGcttttagatatatatatatatagtaagtTATAGTAATGattatgtataaatatattatataatatatatatatatatttgatgaaaaaattattatctatttttagTTCCAGTGGTAAGAGTGAGGCGgaaatttaaatagaaattttaaatccgCGCCATcgagatttaaatttaaatataaatatacgTTCGCGCCATATTACtctttatcattttaaaaaaaacatgtaTCTTTTTCATAATACAATAATACTTTATGAATAAACATAAATGTaagtttttcttgataaataaatataaatatatctttCATTTGATAAATAGACACAACTTTTTAAACCAAATTCTTCTATAAATACCAAATACTTGGTCCAGCCAAGTAACGTTCATTGCTTACAGGGTTTGCCAAAGGCAAATCAAACAACAGCAACCTCGGTGAGCAATCTTACAAGCCTTCCTGGTAAGATCTTGGTTTAATCCCTTATCTATCATACAAAAACTTTTTATCCAGCCTAGTAACGTTCATTGCTTACAGGGTTTGCCAAAGACAGAtcaaacaacaacaacaacgtCGTTGAGCAATCTTGCAAGGTAAGATCTTGGTTTAATCCTTTTATCTAGAACACAAATCAGAACCTAACTCGTGTTTCTCCTTGCTAATGATTCAGAGTAAGACTACTTTGAGAGGCCGACACCGTTATCGAAAATCAAAGCCACCAACCTCATATTTTTCCAAGGTAATTCGATTTggctaatatatatatgtctttTTTTGTGTTATTTCGATGAATGGATTCCCAAAagttttgatttctttttgttcctttttgttaaatcatttaatcatTGAGGTTATACATTAAACAGTAAAGGTATATTCATGGTGTGTttcatcaatatatatatatatatatattcgaTCACATCCCAAAAGTATATAGAGATTTAGCCctcaatttttcatgaagaaaacttttattttttagatacATGTGAAAACTCTTTTTCAGTTTATAGATCTAATTATATAACTCTAATATATTGGTAAAAAGTCGCGTAAATAGATAAAagttaataatttttacataAATTAACTCAATTAGCTCTCTTAAGCAGAACAATCTTTGTTTTGATAATCTATCAACTATTGAGtttgattctttgaaaatgtatTCAAAGTAAATGCCTTGGATTTTACTATTATAGTTTTTAATAAGGTTGTAgatgaatattatttttaaaggaTTACGATGTTTGTTGGTGGTCCATAGAATTGCATTTTTGAAGTCActtcttataattaatgacTAAAAATTTATCCAAAcggaaaaataaagaaagagtTAAGTTAGTTATAACCGTTagatcattttcaaaaaataaaattgtaacggttagtttatttttattaaaatattatgtgaatatctttgaatttttttcctttcgaAAAgcgtatatataatattatgaatAGATTGCAAGCTAATATCTTATCCTATTCTTTTCCCTCATCGTTTATGTTAGATCAGATGGAAGGGGAACGTGATAGAATAAGCGACTTGCCTGATTCACTTCTTGAACACATCCTCACCTTTCTTCCAACAAAGTATGTAGTTCGAACCGGTGTTCTATCAAAGAGGTGGAAAGATTTATGGGTTTCACATCCCTATGTTTCCTTGAGGGACGACGGGATCAATAACCAAACAGttaaagtttcaaaatttatgaACTTCTTGAACAAGATCCTGCTTCACCCCCAGGCAAAAGTTAAGAAGATTCAACTTTCATCCCGAGAAAGACTTGAGTCTCCTGAGTTTATTAGATGGTTTCAAGCTGTCATGATGAAGGATGATCTAGAAGAACTCGATCTTGGCTTTAGAAAAATTTATCATACACCTCAGAGCAACTTAACTGTATGCAATACCTTGGTGATATTGAAGCTGGATTTCGGAGCATTTTCGGGGAACAAATTTCCGAAATCCTTTTGCTTCCCTAACTTGAAGACCATGCACCTAAATGGTTTTCTTTTGGCCTACAACTTCCCCAATCAACTACTGCAATGTCAAAATCTTGAATCTTTAATCATTCGCAACTATATACTTGATCTTATGTCTCATGGTCTAGTGCTAAATGGTTCTGATGATCAGAAGGAGGTTTTGTCCAATCTTAGCAATGCTCAGATAGATAGCTGTTACGGGTTCCACGGGGATGTTAGTGATCGCTCCTTTTTGAAGAATATGATTAATGCAGTTTCCAATGCAAAGGATTTGGACTTATCATTGTCTATTATGGAGGTAAGGTTGCCATTCTctcatgttttgtttttccatgGCATTGATTATAAACAAAtgtcttatttttctttcccttatGCAGTACCTTGATCGAGTGTTTCCAAATGATATGCTTGAGTTCAATAATCTTAAGCACATCAAGCTTTACCTTCGATCTTCTCATGTCGGAGCCTTGGGTTACATACTGCAGAAGGCACCTAACCTTGAATCTCTTCACATAGAGTCTGATGGACCCTACGGTAGTGCACATGATGCATTGATGCTAGAACTGCTGCGTTCTTCTTGTTCGAGTGCAAACCTGAAAGTAATCCGAATGACAAATTTCATTCTAGAAGATCCCGTTCTGGAGCTTGTGCAATTGATTTTCGACAGTGCTGGTTCCTTAGAGGATATAGTCATTGAGCTGGATGCACGACTAGAAATGAATAACTTTCTGCAATGcgaaaaattgttgaaacttccaAGATTATCCGAGGATAGTGTACTTCATCTAAAATGGGAGTTTGGTTACTCCCCTCATTACTTTGGTCACTCCCATAGTTACTACCATCCTTGAATGACATTGCATgttgttaattttttctttttgaaaagtaaaatttcATTGGAATCAAGATTAACTCTCCCTACAGATAATATAGAGAAGATTTGAAGTCTTTATGCTCATACATGTAAGGCATATAGACTTAAAACCTCAACGTTGCATATACAAAAATCTAACATAGCACTGTCTCCTGACACCATCAACAAAACCCCCAGCCCATAAATGTTTACGATTAAGCCAAACAACACACTAAGGCACATAATGCAATCTAAACACAATCTCAAAAATTAGCAACATACAACTCAAACTTTACACATTGTCAGATAACCACATCGCATTGCTTGTTGTTAAACTGAGTAATCTatcttttctttccattttattcAATGGTGAAGGTTGTGGTATTTTAAGAAAATcgttttattttgattattgacTTAAAATTCTCAGTATAATTGTTTGtaacttttttaaattgtttgaaATCTAATTTAcaaacaatttatttatatgttaatatatataacatttatttttaataaaaattaacgaACTAAGAGATAATGTTATGATTAGTTGCATAACCAGAAAAAGTTTTCGTGTAATCATATATTAATACGTATTATATGCatgcatatttttttatattattattacaatAAAGTTATCtaatgtgttataatttggttattatttttcttatttaccttttactttataaaagatatatttaGATACCCTCGTCTCGATCATAAACCAAGAAATATTCTTATACCAATACCAATAATTTATACCATCAAAATTGAGATGAGACcaaaatgatttattattataacaaCTTGGATTCcagtatatatgaattttggAAAAAGTTCATCAAAGAAACAATAGTGATGGACTCTTGCTGAGTTCCTTAGCTACTAGTAGATGATAGAATAAAAGAAAGCAATCATAAAAGAAAGCAGAAGCCAGCCAGCCTAATTAGCATAGCTGCACAGCCCATAAAGGCACGAGCTTCCCTTCTTGCACGCGTTGTTGCAGCGGCCGCAGTGGTATTCGTCGACCGATGGGTTCACACACCTCCCTTGGCAGCACATCTCCGAGTAGCTGCACCTCTTGCCACACTTTCCGCAGTTCCCTTTGTCTGTCATCACGTTGACACATTGCTTGTTGCAGCAGTCCGAGCCGGGGCTTCCCCTGGCGCGGCAAACCGTGGGGTACTTGTCACAGGTCATTCGAGCTGGTGCCCGGGGCCCATCAGCAAGGAAACGACCAATTCTTCCCTGATGATAAGATGGCTCCTCAGTTTTGGGCAAGGGAAAATGATCATTGGGGTTCTCCTCATTCGTAGTTGAATGTAGTTGGGCAACAGTTTGCACCGCTGACAGGGTAATGGCCAAAGCCACTATGCCTAGTCCTAGCCAGGTAAACATAATCTTTGATGATTTcataatgaaattaaatgtgcttagaggaagagagagtgggatataaagatatattcttttgttgttcgGAAATGGAAGTATGGTGAAGTATTTATATGCAGCAAACAGGGGGATAAGAACAACTATTTCCACAGTGGGTGTCATTATCAGTAGCTCAATGTGGAAAGTTAGGCACACGATTGAGAATCATATTTGAAATATGTTGGGATCGAAAATTGGAAAGAGGAGTAGAACCAAGAAATTGCCtggaaaaatatacatatatcgaCTCATTGAAGCTGCAGACGAAACTTCCCTATTAAAACTTAGACTCAAATGACATCTCTTAGGATGAGCAATTTTCggttaaaatttaattaactaaattaattgaataaattcGATTAAATTGATCTACTAAATTAGATTGTTTAATTCGGAGGCAAgtgtaattaaattaataaattcgAATGGTTTCGATTTAGTAAGATTTTATTGGATTAATCGAATTAAATAATTCACGATCCTAAAgctattatataaaaaaattggacTTGAATGCATCATACGACTAATATgattaatatttcattttcgATCGATTcggttaaaaaaaattcttaattgaattaatcgaTTTAATCGTTTACTCATccctaattaattatatatccCATATATACCAATTAAATCAATGCATGATCAACTCACCTCtgctaagaaaaaaaaaacttccaAGCCAAATTTAGTTGTCAAATTTGGAAGAGTTACTCAACTAAGGGCTTTTCTTTTCGTGGCCAAATGAAACCCCATAGCCCACGTTGCTAAAATTCCAAAGGCAAATGACTTT
It includes:
- the LOC18597198 gene encoding stigma-specific STIG1-like protein 1, whose translation is MKLVKVFLMLVLLMALAITLSAAAPSEEEPLVDNDDDASEVADDLLPSADGQEQRTSLRGASRLLAQKPRAVMTCNKYPRVCRVAGSPGPDCCKKKCVNVKTDRLNCGMCGKKCKYSEICCKGKCVNPMSHKRHCGGCNNQCSKGSKCLYGMCSYA
- the LOC18597199 gene encoding FBD-associated F-box protein At5g22730 — its product is MNFLDKVLLHPQARVKKLQLSSQERLETPTFSRWFQAVLKEGLEELNLNFGIFCDAPLSSLTACNTLVTLKLDFGALSGHEFPISFCFPNLKTMHLNGFLLANNFPHQLLQCRNLESLILRYFMFNLMLHDPVLDCFEQKEALPNLLNAQMDCSYVFRGKDSARSFLKNLINVMSTTKNLNLSLSIMEYLALDRTFPDDMPKFNNLKHIKLYLQSFHVGAMSYILQKAPNLESLHIEFDRPYGSVHDTGMLEQLRFCCSTANLKVIRMTNFILEDPVLELVQLIFESVGSLEDIVIELVDRPEINNFLQLQKLSKLSRLSKDSVLHVKWDFGYPLRLLLLPSSMVVN
- the LOC18597200 gene encoding FBD-associated F-box protein At5g22730; its protein translation is MEGERDRISDLPDSLLEHILTFLPTKYVVRTGVLSKRWKDLWVSHPYVSLRDDGINNQTVKVSKFMNFLNKILLHPQAKVKKIQLSSRERLESPEFIRWFQAVMMKDDLEELDLGFRKIYHTPQSNLTVCNTLVILKLDFGAFSGNKFPKSFCFPNLKTMHLNGFLLAYNFPNQLLQCQNLESLIIRNYILDLMSHGLVLNGSDDQKEVLSNLSNAQIDSCYGFHGDVSDRSFLKNMINAVSNAKDLDLSLSIMEYLDRVFPNDMLEFNNLKHIKLYLRSSHVGALGYILQKAPNLESLHIESDGPYGSAHDALMLELLRSSCSSANLKVIRMTNFILEDPVLELVQLIFDSAGSLEDIVIELDARLEMNNFLQCEKLLKLPRLSEDSVLHLKWEFGYSPHYFGHSHSYYHP
- the LOC18597201 gene encoding stigma-specific STIG1-like protein 1 → MKSSKIMFTWLGLGIVALAITLSAVQTVAQLHSTTNEENPNDHFPLPKTEEPSYHQGRIGRFLADGPRAPARMTCDKYPTVCRARGSPGSDCCNKQCVNVMTDKGNCGKCGKRCSYSEMCCQGRCVNPSVDEYHCGRCNNACKKGSSCLYGLCSYAN